The following are encoded together in the Triticum dicoccoides isolate Atlit2015 ecotype Zavitan chromosome 6B, WEW_v2.0, whole genome shotgun sequence genome:
- the LOC119322612 gene encoding uncharacterized protein LOC119322612: METQQQQRRHQLRTPMDPLVSLAASLLSAFSPSPSSTTERGATTSTILLLPLPVAAARALSVLRRLALLATQAFISLFFAFLSALSPPPPPPPPSLAPSLPPPLRGDRAGAGGTAAAPSTCVERALGHVLWVASRLPVASRKYELVRGLAERLLDENNVGARVAAVTRAALAGAFERTLRQLEASAGGEWGPPGMELAVRAVRSGVRWWRPTVAALEGNDAFGGPAAEKLAAELLWLGQKMAECGAAREATVQFGAASRLGSRALVAEPTLQVALLRLAVFLFRHANSAEFEQEEGKAAVAEQRMAMLRSWLPLLCRGSNGTDAPVLSGRERAEMVTVLEELIEKLRWEQQEEALALWLHHFAACPDTDWPNLERCYTRWYAESRKLLA; encoded by the exons ATGGAgacgcagcagcagcagcgccggcACCAGCTCCGGACGCCCATGGACCCGCTCGTCTCCCTCGCCGCGAGCCTCCTCTCGGCCTTCTCCCCGTCGCCGTCGTCGACCACCGAGCGGGGCGCCACCACCTCCACGATACTCCTCCTGCCGCTCCCGGTGGCCGCAGCGCGCGCGCTGTCCGTGCTCCGCAGGCTCGCGCTGCTCGCCACGCAGGCCTTCATCTCCCTCTTCTTCGCGTTCCTCTCCGCGCtctcgcccccgcccccgccgccgcccccctcGCTCGCgccctcgctgccgccgccgctgcgcgGGGACCGCGCGGGCGCGGGGGGCACCGCCGCGGCGCCGTCCACCTGCGTGGAGCGCGCGCTGGGGCACGTGCTCTGGGTGGCGTCCCGGCTCCCCGTGGCCTCCCGCAAGTACGAGCTCGTGCGCGGGCTCGCCGAGCGGCTGCTCGACGAGAACAACGTGGGCGCGCGGGTCGCCGCCGTGACCCGCGCCGCGCTGGCCGGGGCGTTCGAGCGCACgctgcggcagctggaggcgtcggcGGGCGGCGAGTGGGGGCCGCCCGGGATGGAGCTGGCCGTGCGCGCGGTCAGGTCGGGGGTGCGGTGGTGGAGGCCCACCGTGGCCGCGCTGGAAGGCAACGACGCGTTCGGCGGCCCCGCGGCCGAGAAGCTCGCCGCCGAGCTGCTGTGGCTCGGGCAGAAGATGGCCGAGTGCGGCGCCGCACGCGAGGCCACCGTGCAGTTCGGCGCCGCGTCGCGCCTCGGCAGCCGCGCGCTCGTCGCCGAGCCCACGCTCCAGGTCGCGCTGCTCCGGCTGGCTG TGTTCCTGTTCAGGCACGCCAACTCGGCGGAGTTCGAGCAGGAGGAGGGCAAGGCGGCCGTGGCGGAGCAGCGGATGGCGATGCTGCGGTCGTGGCTGCCGCTGCTCTGCCGCGGCAGCAACGGGACGGACGCGCCGGTGCTGAGCGGCAGGGAGAGGGCGGAGATGGTGACGGTGCTGGAGGAGCTGATCGAGAAGCTGCGGTGGGagcagcaggaggaggccctggcgcTGTGGCTGCACCACTTCGCCGCCTGCCCGGACACCGACTGGCCCAACCTTGAGCGCTGCTACACGCGATGGTACGCCGAGTCGCGCAAGCTCCTCGCTTGA